A stretch of the Neodiprion lecontei isolate iyNeoLeco1 chromosome 4, iyNeoLeco1.1, whole genome shotgun sequence genome encodes the following:
- the LOC124294070 gene encoding uncharacterized protein LOC124294070, translating to MQEIRKEEEVLHTIAQASNAIRRKHRILNTGKESLQETMKDVFKSVVTPLQELVNVFRGPKLVKEEVKEELKTETKDELKNAIKAEDSFATAEEEDQTITESSVRSKNKYLEMLNDKQRQHELDTVYGVWILSTAGLMVGDSPISLERDSVCIDGTLYPKTQGLLELLFKTMPNSAHVTRNDAENYRNILLATNARRKYYSATEPIQNAHSDKFKQFIAELLNISTSGKGVSPSSQMSKRTGEGVLLPQAWVTRQGVEADYFWDDAKELVERLRLLMASQAAGNTSHSRFWKNYG from the coding sequence ATGCAGGAAATTCGTAAGGAAGAAGAAGTCTTGCATACTATCGCTCAAGCAAGTAATGCGATTCGTCGTAAGCACAGAATCCTCAATACGGGGAAAGAGTCACTGCAGGAAACAATGAAGGATGTCTTCAAATCCGTGGTAACCCCGCTGCAGGAATTAGTCAACGTTTTTCGAGGCCCGAAACTTGTCAAGGAAGAGGTGAAGGAGGAActcaaaactgaaacgaagGATGAGCTGAAGAATGCAATAAAAGCAGAAGATTCTTTTGCAACTGCAGAGGAAGAGGATCAAACTATTACAGAATCGTCGGTGagatcaaaaaataaatatcttgaGATGCTCAACGATAAACAAAGACAGCACGAGTTGGATACTGTGTACGGGGTATGGATTCTTTCTACTGCCGGGCTGATGGTGGGTGACTCACCGATAAGCTTGGAGCGCGATTCCGTTTGCATAGACGGTACGCTATATCCGAAAACTCAGGGACTGCTGGAGCTGCTGTTCAAAACGATGCCCAACAGCGCTCACGTTACCCGCAACGACGCggagaattacagaaatatcctTCTCGCAACAAATGCTCGCAGAAAGTACTATAGCGCCACAGAGCCTATCCAAAACGCTCACAGCGACAAATTCAAGCAATTCATTGCTGAGCTGCTCAATATTTCTACGTCAGGCAAAGGCGTATCACCATCGTCACAGATGTCGAAGCGTACGGGCGAAGGTGTTCTGCTACCTCAGGCTTGGgttactcgacaaggtgttgaagCAGATTATTTCTGGGACGACGCTAAGGAGCTGGTGGAACGTCTTCGTTTGCTTATGGCATCTCAAGCGGCTGGGAATACAAGTCATTCAAGATTCTGGAAGAATTACGGTTAG